A DNA window from Zingiber officinale cultivar Zhangliang chromosome 3A, Zo_v1.1, whole genome shotgun sequence contains the following coding sequences:
- the LOC122053138 gene encoding leucine-rich repeat receptor protein kinase HPCA1-like, translated as MKGFLLFLVCFSCFRHGFSSTDPRDVSALNSVSSQWKNTPPSWKNSDPCNQWEGVNCSNSRVIGLKVCNMDIKGSLSSDIGNLSELEELDLSFNPNLEGPLPTSIGNLKNLKVLRLIGCKFSGLIPDEVGTLPNLEVLSLNTNQFVGPIPPSLGWLSNLTWLDLAENKLNGSIPTSANEASGLDQLVKTKHFHLNKNELSGNIPSGFFSSNLVAIHILLDHNNLTGEIPESIGLVKTLEVLRLDNNSLNGNVPTNINNLTSLNVLNLANNKLQRMSNLTGMQQLNYLDLSNNSFESSEAPAWFSDLQNLTTLIIESGNLHGEIPETLFAYPNLQELRLNNNHFNGTLNMGSNIGQNLSMVNFQNNNFTSVTLSSSYDETLILKGNPVCSNAHLYTTVYCNQQQDGNRPADSSNGRCSRPYEGMVLCRAPSFSGNDILDNLPQMQSRLAEMLSGIPVSFQMPSFSFDEDNYLQVELQICPLNFTDFTRNQTLRWFDFTSQSMNLPEIYGPCYLNPQPYAYEHKVNRRWIIGVAVGAAAALLIISGLSTYALWQKKRARKAITLANPFASWGSNGEEDGDAPQIKLARYFSLDDLRKITNGFSEDNEIGAGGYGQVYKGMLPEGLLVAIKRSRKGSMQGGLEFKTEIEMLSRVHHKNLVELVGFCFEKGERTLVYEYISNGTLTENLSGKRGLQLDWKKRLSIALDSAKGLAYLHELAKPTIIHRDVKSSNILLDENLTAKVADFGLSTLVLDAERDHASTGVKGTLGYLDPEYFMTQQLTAKSDVYSFGVVLLELMTGKLPIVEGKYVVREVRMALDVQEEEFYGLRDTIDPALLQNSSYLVGFKRFVGVALRCVEESSVSRPTMNDVAKEIESILKEYEPKENPAPALSGAYFGIARDGPNPITSAEFAFGSGVTSGTGYDGDDYLLSAR; from the exons ATGAAAGGGTTTCTGTTGTTTCTGGTTTGCTTTTCGTGTTTTCGACATGGATTCAGCAGCACAGACCCAAGAGATG TTTCTGCTCTCAACTCTGTGTCTAGCCAATGGAAGAATACACCTCCAAGCTGGAAGAATTCGGATCCCTGCAATCAATGGGAAGGAGTCAACTGCAGTAATTCGAGGGTGATAGGACT GAAAGTATGCAACATGGATATTAAGGGTAGTTTGAGCAGTGACATAGGAAACCTTAGTGAATTGGAAGAATT GGATCTTTCCTTCAACCCTAATCTTGAAGGTCCACTTCCAACAAGCATTGGGAACTTGAAAAACCTTAAAGTTTT GAGATTGATTGGCTGTAAGTTCAGTGGTCTTATTCCTGATGAAGTGGGTACTCTACCTAATCTCGAAGTCTT ATCTCTGAATACAAACCAGTTTGTCGGCCCGATACCGCCAAGTCTTGGCTGGCTCTCTAATCTCACATGGCTGGACTTGGCAGAGAACAAATTGAATGGAAGTATTCCTACTTCAGCAAATGAAGCTTCAGGACTAGACCAGCTTGTCAAAACTAAACATTT CCATTTGAACAAGAATGAGTTATCAGGCAACATTCCAAGTGGTTTTTTCAGCTCCAACTTAGTGGCTATACATAT ACTCCTTGACCACAACAATCTTACTGGGGAAATTCCAGAGTCGATAGGCCTTGTCAAGACACTTGAAGTCCT ACGTCTAGACAACAATTCGCTGAACGGAAATGTTCCTACCAATATAAACAACCTCACATCCCTCAATGTCCT AAACTTAGCCAACAACAAACTACAGCGGATGTCCAATCTAACTGGAATGCAACAGCTCAACTATTT GGATTTAAGCAACAACTCGTTCGAATCATCCGAAGCTCCGGCATGGTTTTCAGATTTACAAAATCTCACAACTTT AATTATCGAGTCCGGGAATCTTCATGGTGAAATACCTGAAACACTCTTCGCATATCCGAACCTACAAGAACT GAGGCTCAACAACAACCATTTCAATGGCACTCTCAACATGGGAAGCAACATTGGTCAGAATTTGTCGATGGTGAATTTTCAGAACAATAATTTTACATCAGTGACACTCTCTTCCAGCTACGATGAAACGTTAAT ACTCAAGGGAAATCCGGTTTGCAGTAATGCTCATCTGTATACCACAGTGTATTGTAATCAGCAACAAGATGGAAATCGACCAGCTGACTCCTCCAATGGAAGATGCTCACGCCCATACGAAGGAATGGTTCTGTGCAGAGCACCTTCCTTCAGTGGAAATGACATATTAGACAATCTTCCACAGATGCAGAGCAGACTTGCTGAAATGCTCAGTGGAATTCCAGTTAGCTTTCAAATGCCAAGTTTCTCATTCGACGAGGACAATTATCTGCAAGTAGAGTTGCAAATTTGCCCTTTAAATTTTACAGACTTCACTAGGAATCAAACATTGCGCTGGTTTGATTTCACTAGCCAGAGTATGAACCTCCCGGAAATCTACGGGCCTTGTTATCTCAACCCTCAGCCTTATGCTTATGAACACAAGG TGAATCGACGCTGGATCATCGGCGTTGCAGTTGGTGCTGCTGCTGCTCTTCTCATAATCTCAGGGTTGTCAACTTATGCATTGTGGCAGAAGAAGCGAGCACGAAAAGCCATCACCCTGGCCAATCCTTTCG CCTCGTGGGGATCAAACGGTGAAGAAGACGGAGACGCGCCGCAGATAAAACTAGCGAGATACTTTTCCTTGGACGATCTGAGGAAAATCACCAATGGTTTCTCGGAAGATAATGAAATTGGGGCAGGGGGCTACGGACAGGTCTACAAAGGAATGCTTCCAGAAGGACTCCTCGTTGCCATCAAGAGATCACGTAAAGGCTCCATGCAAGGCGGGCTCGAGTTCAAGACAGAGATCGAGATGCTCTCCAGAGTGCACCATAAGAACCTGGTGGAGCTCGTGGGCTTTTGCTTCGAGAAGGGCGAACGGACGCTGGTATACGAGTACATATCTAATGGAACTCTAACCGAGAACTTGTCAGGGAAGAGAGGACTGCAACTGGACTGGAAGAAGAGACTGAGCATAGCTTTAGATTCAGCTAAAGGACTCGCTTATCTCCACGAGCTCGCTAAACCTACGATAATTCACAGAGACGTGAAGTCGAGCAACATCCTCTTAGACGAAAATTTGACCGCCAAAGTGGCAGATTTCGGCCTCTCGACGTTAGTGCTGGACGCTGAACGTGATCATGCTTCCACCGGCGTGAAGGGAACGCTG GGTTATCTTGATCCTGAGTACTTCATGACCCAGCAACTGACTGCGAAGAGTGACGTTTATAGTTTTGGAGTAGTGTTGCTCGAGCTCATGACCGGCAAGCTGCCGATAGTGGAAGGTAAGTATGTTGTTCGTGAAGTCCGAATGGCTCTGGATGTTCAGGAAGAGGAATTCTATGGCCTGAGGGACACGATCGATCCGGCATTGCTTCAGAATAGTAGTTATCTAGTCGGATTCAAGAGGTTTGTAGGAGTCGCTTTGCGGTGCGTCGAAGAATCATCGGTGAGTCGGCCGACGATGAACGATGTCGCGAAGGAGATCGAGAGTATACTGAAGGAGTATGAACCAAAGGAGAACCCAGCTCCAGCTCTATCTGGTGCCTATTTTGGCATTGCGAGGGACGGTCCTAATCCGATTACTTCTGCGGAATTTGCCTTCGGCAGTGGAGTGACTAGTGGCACTGGCTACGACGGCGACGATTACTTGCTATCGGCTCGATAG
- the LOC122053137 gene encoding pentatricopeptide repeat-containing protein At5g56310-like, with amino-acid sequence MRFGRFDSLRRLSSAAAAARAPLSTPLPHFLSLLARCFTFGHLAQVHAFLVTRALDSDNLLLHHFLRACSALGFRGYALLVFRRAPRPDVYLHNSIIRCLCQTDSAHLAVEHFSRIQSAGLRPDTYSFPFALKAAVHLDMLHLGRQVHAQIVRFGLEADVHVSTALVVMYSYCGGVNDARKLFDGIPNKDVVSWNAMIAGYVKAGDVGAAHDLFERMTERNVVSWTTVVVGFANSNRSDEAIALFRRMQLEDGIQPDEVALLAVLSACANLGALELGEWIHISIDKHGLHKTTPLMNALIDMYAKSGSITKALEVFENVKKKSVITWTTMIAGFAFHGLGSEALNMFTRMEREHVQPNDVTFLAVLSACSHMGLTDLGRWLFNRMNSEYRIEPRIQHYGCMIDLLGRAGHLKEARNLVRDMPFEPNAAIWGALLSAARSHDDAELGELALRNLIEIEPHNSGNYILLSNIHASNEEWDDVAKLRKMMKDRGVMNMPGASSVEINGAVHEFTSRDGSHPYFDRIYELLHCMTKHLKSIGYVPKLGSGLDAQEE; translated from the coding sequence ATGCGCTTCGGCCGGTTCGACTCGCTTCGGCGCTtgtcctccgccgccgccgctgcgCGCGCACCTCTTTCGACGCCTCTCCCTCACTTTCTCTCCCTTCTCGCTCGGTGCTTCACCTTCGGCCACCTCGCCCAGGTCCACGCCTTCCTCGTCACCCGCGCCCTCGACTCCGACAACCTCCTCCTCCACCACTTCCTCCGCGCCTGCTCCGCTCTCGGCTTCCGCGGCTACGCCCTCCTCGTCTTCCGCCGCGCGCCCCGCCCCGACGTCTACCTCCACAACTCCATCATCCGATGCCTCTGCCAGACCGACTCCGCGCATCTCGCCGTCGAGCACTTCTCGAGGATTCAAAGCGCCGGTTTGCGGCCCGACACCTACTCATTCCCCTTCGCCCTCAAGGCTGCCGTCCACTTGGACATGCTCCACCTGGGCCGCCAAGTCCACGCGCAGATTGTTCGGTTCGGCCTCGAGGCCGACGTCCATGTCTCCACCGCTCTCGTCGTCATGTACTCCTACTGCGGCGGCGTGAACGATGCGCGCAAGCTGTTCGATGGAATTCCGAACAAGGACGTGGTGTCCTGGAACGCGATGATTGCCGGCTATGTCAAAGCTGGGGATGTCGGCGCTGCTCATGATCTGTTTGAACGGATGACGGAAAGAAATGTGGTGTCCTGGACGACAGTCGTTGTTGGCTTTGCTAATTCAAACCGCTCAGATGAGGCCATCGCGCTGTTTCGAAGAATGCAGCTAGAAGACGGTATTCAGCCTGATGAGGTTGCATTGTTGGCCGTGCTCTCGGCTTGTGCCAATTTAGGTGCTCTGGAATTGGGGGAGTGGATACATATCTCTATAGACAAGCACGGGTTGCACAAAACTACTCCTTTGATGAATGCCTTGATCGATATGTATGCTAAATCTGGAAGCATTACCAAAGCACTGGAGGTATTTGAGAACGTGAAGAAGAAGAGTGTGATCACTTGGACTACAATGATAGCAGGGTTTGCTTTCCATGGGCTTGGCTCAGAAGCTCTGAATATGTTTACGAGGATGGAAAGAGAACATGTCCAGCCCAATGACGTGACTTTCCTTGCTGTCCTATCTGCGTGTAGCCATATGGGACTGACAGATCTAGGGAGGTGGCTTTTCAACCGCATGAATTCTGAGTACAGGATTGAACCAAGAATTCAGCACTACGGTTGTATGATTGACCTTCTTGGCCGGGCAGGTCATTTAAAAGAGGCTAGAAATCTAGTTAGAGATATGCCTTTTGAACCAAATGCTGCAATCTGGGGAGCTCTTCTGTCTGCCGCTAGAAGCCATGATGATGCCGAGCTTGGAGAACTTGCTTTAAGGAATCTCATTGAAATTGAGCCACACAACAGCGGAAACTATATACTTTTATCTAATATTCACGCATCGAATGAGGAGTGGGATGATGTGGCTAAACTGAGGAAGATGATGAAAGACAGGGGAGTGATGAACATGCCAGGAGCCAGTTCTGTGGAAATCAATGGAGCAGTCCATGAGTTTACATCAAGAGATGGATCGCATCCTTACTTTGACAGGATATATGAACTTCTTCACTGCATGACTAAACACTTAAAGTCGATTGGTTATGTCCCAAAACTTGGTTCAGGTTTGGATGCCCAAGAAGAGTAA
- the LOC122053139 gene encoding protein PIN-LIKES 6-like, whose product MERSLLEIIINNQSGSGESIFASMKFAVLPIAKVFTMCFLGFLMASKYVNILSANGRKLLNGLVFSLLLPCLIFSQLGRAITWQKLLEWWFIPFNIILSTIFGSLVGFIVASVVRPPYPYFKFTIIHIGIGNIGNIPLVLIAALCRDKSNPFGDSVKCSQDGNAYISFGQWVGAIVLYTYVFQMLAPPPGQTFDGEEEEKLPTKLPLNNSETGKVPLLTSMEAESTSLESPKQQKIIGILWYIVGKLKLKQIFQPPIIASALAIIIGAIPFLKNFILTDDAPLFFFTDSCLILGEAMIPCILLALGGNLVDGPGPGSKRLGLRTTAAIIFGRLVLVPPTGLGIITIADKLGLFPRGDKMFKFVLLLQHTMPTSVLSGAVASLRGCGKEAASILFWVHIFAVFSMAGWIVLYLHMLF is encoded by the exons ATGGAGCGTTCTCTTTTGGAGATTATAATCAATAATCAGTCTGGAAGTGGTGAATCCATCTTTGCTTCGATGAAATTTGCTGTCCTACCGATAGCAAAAGTGTTTACCATGTGCTTTCTGGGGTTCCTTATGGCCTCCAAGTATGTCAACATTCTTTCTGCAAATGGCCGGAAGCTTCTTAATGGG CTTGTCTTTTCTCTGCTCCTACCATGCTTAATATTCTCTCAACTTGGACGTGCAATCACTTGGCAAAAGCTACTGGAGTG GTGGTTTATTCCTTTTAATATAATTCTGTCTACCATATTTGGATCTCTTGTGGGATTCATTGTTGCTTCTGTTGTTCGGCCACCATATCCTTACTTCAAGTTCACCATCATTCACATTGGAATTG GAAACATCGggaatataccacttgttttgaTTGCTGCTCTATGTCGGGACAAATCAAATCCATTTGGTGATTCTGTCAAATGTAGCCAGGATGGGAATGCTTACATCTCATTTGGCCAGTGG GTTGGTGCAATAGTCTTGTATACCTATGTTTTTCAGATGCTGGCACCACCACCAGGTCAAACCTTTGAtggggaagaggaggagaagcttCCAACTAAGCTTCCTTTGAATAACTCTGAAACTGGGAAAGTTCCATTGCTGACTTCAATGGAGGCTGAATCTACTAGTCTTGAATCTCCCAAACAACAAAAA ATAATTGGCATCCTATGGTATATTGTTGGAAAGCTGAAGCTAAAGCAAATTTTTCAACCTCCCATTATTGCCTCG GCTTTGGCTATCATCATTGGCGCTATACCATTTTTGAAGAACTTCATCTTGACTGATGATGCCCCGCTATTCTTCTTCACTGACAGCTGCCTTATTCTTGG GGAAGCGATGATCCCATGTATTTTGCTTGCTCTGGGTGGAAATCTTGTGGATG GCCCTGGCCCAGGCAGTAAAAGACTTGGTTTACGAACAACTGCTGCTATCATATTTGGAAGATTGGTTTTGGTTCCTCCTACAGGACTTGGAATAATCACCATTGCCGAcaagcttggactttttcccaggGGCGACAAAATGTTCAAATTTGTCCTCCTGCTGCAGCACACTATGCCCACTTCAGTCCTTTCCG GTGCAGTTGCCAGTTTAAGAGGTTGTGGGAAGGAAGCCGCGTCTATTCTCTTCTGGGTTCACATCTTTGCTGTCTTTTCCATGGCCGGATGGATTGTTCTTTATCTTCATATGCTTTTTTGA
- the LOC122053140 gene encoding uncharacterized protein LOC122053140, whose amino-acid sequence MAYRRKQPAARVSTVEETRSPSESTSPASETPASLAARAIRASAAHRDASSLSSAYGESAVSSPRAEAHRMRPSPPSQRDIASYEYTSMKSLNESKYGFWGTLARKAKSIIDNDDDNFQMFDNGSHQAAARSNNNQGPGISKKTETTHKLSDTIGSSLNQIGGTIKNAVEEGLTMVESKISHETRKLNIRRKGNAASVQGQAAESMGQQHMPRIQTDYEVQLKASRDVANAMAAKTKLLLRELKTVKADLAFAKERCAQLEENRVLRENYEEGDGPEEDDLIRLQLETLLAEKARLANENSVYARENRFLREIVEYHQLTMQDVVYIDEGIEEVSEVYTIPTTPCTPPAVSEANNIFVSNPLAPSRTNSSPATLQPSLMHSPSIIKPEDCPIIPAPPVLPRPTDPAK is encoded by the exons ATGGCGTACCGGAGAAAGCAGCCGGCGGCCAGGGTCTCGACTGTCGAGGAAACCCGATCCCCCTCCGAGAGCACTTCACCGGCCTCGGAGACTCCGGCCTCCCTCGCTGCCCGGGCGATCCGTGCCTCCGCTGCCCACCGCGACGCATCCTCTCTCTCATCAGCGTACGGTGAGTCTGCTGTGTCCTCTCCTCGCGCTGAAGCCCATCGTATGAGACCTTCGCCGCCTTCCCAGAGG GACATTGCTTCCTACGAATATACATCAATGAAAAGTTTAAATGAATCCAAATATGGATTTTGGGGGACATTGGCTAGGAAAgctaaatcaataatagataatGATGATGATAATTTTCAGATGTTTGACAATGGTTCACATCAGGCAGCTGCGAGATCAAACAATAATCAG GGACCAGGAATTTCTAAGAAGACGGAAACAACTCATAAACTTTCAGACACAATTGGTTCTTCCCTTAACCAAATTGGTGGCACGATAAAAAATGCTGTTGAG GAGGGTCTTACAATGGTGGAGAGTAAGATTAGCCATGAAACTCGAAAGCTCAATATTAGGAGAAAAGGAAATGCTGCCAGTGTGCAAGGTCAGGCTGCAGAAAGTATGGGTCAACAACATATGCCTCGGATTCAAACAGACTATGAAGTCCAGCTGAAGGCCTCTCGCGAC GTCGCAAATGCAATGGCTGCAAAAACCAAACTTCTCCTTAGGGAATTGAAAACCGTCAAAGCAGATCTTGCTTTTGCAAAAGAACGTTGCGCTCAACTTGAAGAAAACAGAGTGCTGAGGGAAAACTATGAGGAGGGAGATGGTCCCGAAGAGGATGATCTG ATTCGACTTCAATTGGAAACATTGTTGGCTGAGAAAGCAAGACTAGCTAACGAGAATTCTGTCTATGCTCGGGAGAACAGATTTCTGAGAGAGATTGTGGAGTACCACCAACTCACAATGCAGGATGTTGTATATATAGATGAAGGCATTGAAGAGGTCTCTGAAGTTTACACAATTCCAACTACTCCGTGCACTCCACCTGCTGTATCTGAAGCAAACAATATCTTTGTGTCGAACCCTCTTGCTCCCAGTCGTACAAACAGCAGCCCTGCTACTCTTCAACCATCATTGATGCATTCTCCCTCTATCATCAAACCAGAAGATTGCCCCATTATCCCTGCACCACCTGTTCTTCCACGGCCAACAGATCCGGCAAAGTGA